In Nicotiana tabacum cultivar K326 chromosome 11, ASM71507v2, whole genome shotgun sequence, a single window of DNA contains:
- the LOC107795408 gene encoding eukaryotic peptide chain release factor subunit 1-3: MADGQENDKNIEIWKMKKLIKALQSARGNGTSMISLIIPPGDQISRITKMLAEEYGTASNIKSRVNRQSVLGAITSAQQRLKLYNKVPPNGLLLYTGTIVTDDGKEKKVTFDLTPFKPINASLYLCDNKFHTEPLGELLESDEKFGFIVMDGNGTLFGTLSGNTREVLHKFTVDLPKKHGRGGQSALRFARLRMEKRHNYVRKTAELATQFFINPATSQPNVSGLILAGSADFKTELSQSDMFDPRLQAKILNVVDVSYGGENGFNQAIELSAEILANVKFIQEKRLIGKFFEEISQDTGKYVFGVDDTIKGLEMGAVETLIVWENLDINRYVLKNSVTNEIVIKHLNKDGEADQSNFKDPATSAELEVQDKMPLLEWFANEYKTFGCSLEFVTNRSQEGSQFCRGFGGIGGILRYQLDMRSFDEPSDEGEYLEDSD, from the coding sequence ATGGCAGATGGCCAAGAAAATGATAAGAATATTGAAATATGGAAAATGAAAAAGTTAATCAAAGCCCTACAATCTGCGAGAGGAAATGGCACGAGCATGATCTCTCTTATCATACCCCCTGGTGATCAGATATCTCGTATTACCAAGATGCTTGCAGAAGAATACGGTACTGCCTCAAATATTAAGAGCAGAGTAAACCGTCAGTCTGTGCTTGGTGCAATAACATCTGCTCAACAGAGGCTTAAACTGTATAACAAAGTTCCTCCTAATGGATTGCTGCTTTATACTGGAACTATAGTGACAGATGATGGGAAGGAAAAGAAGGTCACCTTTGATCTTACGCCTTTTAAACCCATAAATGCATCTCTCTACTTATGTGACAATAAGTTTCATACCGAACCTCTGGGTGAATTGTTGGAATCTGATGAGAAGTTTGGTTTCATTGTTATGGATGGTAATGGCACCCTTTTTGGGACCTTAAGTGGTAACACACGAGAAGTTCTTCATAAGTTCACTGTTGACCTTCCAAAGAAGCACGGAAGAGGAGGTCAATCAGCTCTTCGATTTGCTCGTCTTCGGATGGAGAAACGTCATAATTATGTGAGGAAGACAGCAGAGCTTGCTACTCAATTCTTCATTAATCCAGCCACTAGCCAGCCAAATGTATCTGGACTAATACTTGCTGGATCGGCTGATTTCAAGACCGAGCTAAGCCAGTCTGATATGTTTGATCCGCGCCTACAAGCAAAGATACTTAACGTGGTCGATGTGTCCTATGGTGGGGAAAATGGCTTCAATCAGGCCATCGAGCTGTCTGCTGAGATTCTAGCTAATGTGAAGTTTATACAAGAAAAGCGCTTGATAGGGAAATTCTTTGAGGAAATCAGTCAAGATACTGGAAAGTATGTGTTCGGTGTGGATGACACAATAAAAGGTTTGGAGATGGGAGCTGTTGAAACTCTTATTGTGTGGGAAAATCTTGATATAAACCGGTATGTACTGAAAAATAGTGTGACTAATGAGATTGTCATTAAGCACCTAAACAAGGACGGAGAGGCCGATCAAAGCAACTTCAAGGATCCTGCCACATCAGCTGAATTGGAGGTTCAGGACAAAATGCCGCTGCTCGAGTGGTTTGCAAATGAATACAAAACCTTTGGTTGTTCGCTTGAGTTTGTTACTAACAGATCTCAAGAGGGGTCACAGTTTTGCAGAGGATTTGGTGGCATTGGGGGAATACTTCGCTACCAGCTTGACATGCGTTCCTTTGATGAGCCATCTGATGAAGGAGAATACCTTGAGGATTCTGATTAA